Within the Sphingobium baderi genome, the region TGGTCGCCATCATGCGCCGCAGCGTGTGCGCGAAGGATCGCTGCGGATCGGACAGGAAGGTCGCTACCCGCGCGAGGGTCTTTTCCTCCTCGGCATAGAGGACATGAAGGATGGCCCCAACCAAGAGGCTGTGCGAGGTCTTTTCCCAATGCGAGCGGCGTTCGAGCGCGCCTTCGGGATCGACGAGGATATCCGCGATATTTTGGACATCGCGCACCTCGTCGGGGCCTTTGCGTACTTCCAGCAAGGGATTGTAACGCGCCGAGCGTGGATCGGTCGGGTTGAACAACAGGCAATGCGAGAATCGCGAGCGCCAACCTGCGGTAAGTTGCCAGTTCTCGCCCTTGATATCATGCACGACGACGCTGCCGGTCCAGGACAGCAGCGAGGGGACGACAAGCCCGACGCCCTTGCCCGACCGCGTCGGCGCGAAGGCCATGACGTGCTCCGGCCCATCATGGCGCAGATAGTCCCCGCGATAGCGGCCGAGAAATACTCCGGCGGCACCGAACAACCCGGCTTTGGCGATCTCCGCGCGCGAGGCCCAGCGGGAGGAACCATAAGTGGTGACATGGCGGTTCTGCCGCGCCCGCCAGAGCGAACCGGCGATCGCCGACGCGCAACCGAGAAAGCCGCTGGCCCCCGCCAGCGCACCGGCCTTGTTGAAGACTTGGGGGGCATAAGCTTCGTAGTGATACCACCAGGCGAAAAGCTGCCAGGGCCGATAAATGGGAATACCGAAGGCAACCGCCCAAGGCATCCCAAGCTGCGCCTGATAGCCGAGCATGGATGCGGCCCACTGAGTAGCGGCCCACACGCCCAATATCACGATGGCAAAAACGACGAATATCTGCCCGACAAGCAGCTTGGTAGGGGTCATGGCATTGGCTCCGACTCGCGGGCCGCGACAGGCGGCACGAAGAGAGGCAAGGCTGGATCAGATCAGCGGATGGGCGTTACGTCGGTTGCGCACAGCCAAACCCGCTGAAGGCACGGTCTGGGATACGGCCGAGTGACCATTGATTGCCGTCCGCGCCATCCCGTATTGCAAAATACAATACAATCTGTCATATAGGTAGTGGAGGTGAATCATGCCGCAGCCCGCACAACGCAAGGAACATCCGCTGTCCATGAGGCTACCGGATACCGACATCGCCATCATCGACCGTGCCGCTAGGCTGCGGGGACGTTCGCGCACCGACTTCGTGCGCGATGCCGCCGTGCGCGCGGCCGAGGAAGTGCTGATGGAAACCACACCGATCCGCATGAGCGCGGAAGGGTTCGACGCGTTCATGGCCGCCGTGTCTGGCCCAGCGGTTCCCGTTCCCGAAATGGTGGAACTGTTCCGCCGCGCCGCGCCATGGGAAGCTGACCACTCCGCCACCGGGGAATAATCCTTGGCGATTTCTGGCCCCGAGCCGCTTACGGCCGCGCATGACGTATCCGGCTTCTCCTGCGGCAAACCCTCGCTCGACCGCTGGTTGCAGACGCGGGCACTCGCCAATCAGGAGAAGGGCTTCACGGCGGTCATGGTGGTCCACGAAGGTGGGCATGTCATCGGCTATTATGGGCTTGCGCCGACGTCGATCATTCCGGCTCAGCTTCCCCGATCTATCCGAACTGGGCAACCGCCCGATCCCGTCCCGTGCCTGCTTTTGGCGCAACTTGCCACGGATCAAAGCTGGGTCGGTAAAGGCATCGGCGCCGGTCTGCTCAAGCATGCATTGCAGCGATGCGTGACCGCCTCCCGGCTGATCGGAGGGCGCGCGTTGGTGGTCAATGCCGTGGATGATGAGGCGGCAGCGTTCTGGCGAAGGTGGGGATTTCTACCCTCCAAGGACGATCCGCTAACCCTGTTACGCTCAATTGGAGATATCGCTGCCTCACTCGGCGCTTGGGATCATTGATCGGGGCTGTATCCGCCGACAAAGCAGACCTTCATCACCATATTCCTGCTCGTCAAAATTTGCCTTTCATTCATCCGTCCTCAAAGCCGCTAATGTGGTCAATGCCCTTCACCGCCCTCAGTTGCGTCAACGACCAGCATTTGCAGATTTGACCCGACGATTGTTCTTGCTATGTTCAATCCTGCATGTTCGAGGGGGAAGCCATGTCGAAGAACATTGTCGTCTTTTCCGATGGCACTGGACAAGTTGGCGGCCTCAAGCCTGAGCAGCGCTTGAGCAATATTTACAAACTCTACCGTGCTTGCAGGGTAGACCCTCAAAACGACATCAATCCCGCTGAGCAAATCGCATTCTACGATCCGGGCCTTGGGACAGATGAGGGTACGTCAGGTTGGTTCAAATGGTCGCGTTGGGCGAAGAAGCTACTCGGCTCCGCGACGGGGCGCGGCATTGGCCACAATATTGCTGATTGCTACGAGTTCATCATCAACCACTGGGAAGCGGGCGATCGGATCTGGATCTTCGGATTTAGCCGAGGGGCCTATACAGCGCGTTGTGTTGCCAATGTGCTTTCTCTTTGCGGAGTGCCCACTCAGGACGCCGACGGCAAGCGGCTTACTCGATTTCGGCGTTGTACGCGGGCTATCGCCGATGAAGCCGTCCACCAAGTCTACGAACATGGTGCAGGTCATCCACTGGCCGAGTTTGAGAGCGAGCGCGACGAACTCGCACGCCGATTTCGTGAAAGATATGCGAGCGACAGTGACGGCGTTCCAAACGCCAGTCCTTATTTCATAGGTGTCTTTGACACCGTTGCAGCTCTCGGGGCGAAGGGCTGGAAGCGTACCGGGATCTTCGCGATCTTTGGTCTCGCTATCGTTGCTCTTTGTAGCGTTCTGGCAATCCCGATAACTTGGATATCGGACTACTCTTGGTCACACGTAGCCGGCCTGAGCGCCGTGGCGGTCATCGTGGCCCCTCTGATCATGCTGCGGATGAAGGCCCGAAGGACCATTAAGGACTTTCCAAAGAAGGGCGATCGTAGGTCACATTATATCAGCTGGAAGGCTGACAATTACGATCGGAGCCTAAGTAAGCATGTGAGGTACGCGCGCCATGCTATCTCCATTGATGAACGAAGAGAGGATTTCCCGCGAGTGAAGTGGGGAAGGCACGACGTCATTCGCAAGAAGGAAAGCGAAACCGACGAGCCATTGATCCAGCTTTGGTTCGCTGGAAATCACTCAGACATTGGCGGTAGCTATCCTGAATCGGAATCGCGGTTGTCTGACATCGCATTGGAGTGGATGGTCGAGCAGGCTACGTCTAACGATATTCCTCATCGCTTGCTGGTCGATCGCAGAGTTCTGCATCTATTTCCTGACCCCACTGCTCTGCAGCATTGCGAAATACTGGGATTTGCAAATGCTCATCCTGTGATCTCCCGCTTCGTCAACTGGACCGCCAAGCCTCGGAAAGGCGTGTTGGGCGGCACCTTGCATCCGTCAGTCGAAGTTCGGTTTGCCTGCAACGAAGTCTGTCAGAGTGGCGTAACGGGTCCATATCGTCCGGAAACGTTGCGGGAAGACGTTCGCTTTGGCTCATATTACTCAGATTCCATTTCGTCGGACGGCTGACACGGGCTTTGGCGCATCACAAACGCCAACATTGCTGCCGTTCGAGCGCTCAACAAGGCCGCCTAATAGCTGTCGTCCGTTCATTCGGCGGCAGAAAACAGCAAACCAACGCATTGGTTCGGCTACGGATCGTCTCTGAACTACCGATGTAAAATTCGGGCGGAAATGAAGTCGTTGATTTCGGTGTATTCTGCTGTTCTCTTTTGAAACAACCATTCGGCCAGCTCTTTTACAACCACCCAATTTGCTTCGAGCTCAGCACGCGCTTCAGATTCAAGCTTGTCATATTTTCGGGAGAGACCTGCTCCAGTGAGCTGCTGGACTGTAAGTTCGTGGTCGGGCTTGGCGCATGCTGGATTGGGTGTAAGCGATTTGTCGCTCTCAGATGCGATTTGCTCTGCGATAAACCCAGCGACAAGAATTTTTCCCAAATCCCTCGCGACTTCCGGTTTGGTCGTTATTTTATTCGATGCTTCGAGACCAGCCGCTTCCAGTTTCGAAGGGATCAGACCTACATAAGCCTCTCCCGGTCCATATGCCTCGAGTTGGATCGGCCCAGCTTGAAGGTGATATGATGAAAGGTACGCCATCACAGCGTGACCTGCTTCATGGAAGGCTGCTTCAAGCTTAATCGTCACTGAGGTAAAGTCCCACAATCGCAGCGGCCGTCGCGTCGCGCTGGCGACGTATCACCTTCTCCTTTTGCCACAACCAGCAATGCGATATCGCCAAGATATCCGCCGTTCAAGGCTCAAGCAGAGGCCTTCAAAACTTGCCTTACGTTCATCGATTAAGCGGTGCGCCTAATTGACCGGTCTCACCGCGATTTGCCGAAGATACGGTTGCTCGCGTATTTTGCCCGCCATGAATGTCGAAGCGTGCTAGCCCGCACCACATGTCGACGAAGTCCACAGCACAGCACGTCAGCGCCTTTCTCGACGAATGGCAGGCGACGACGGTGATGGTGCAGGAACGCGCCGGCCGTGGCGACAGCGCGTTCCTGAAGGAGATCGTGTTGCTGGAAGGCATGGATCGCGCGAATTGCGTCAGCAAGGCCGGCAATTCGCACCTCGATGCCGCCGCGAAAACGCTGCTTTTACGCGAAGGCCTGGCCGCCAAACTCTCGCGGCAGACCGCGCGCAATGCGCTGCTCCGCGGCCTCTCCGAGCACCTCCCCAAAGCGCTTAAGACCCGCCGGCTGTCCGAGCATGCCATCGTCGAGAAAGCACTCACCTTCCTCGCCGCGCATCCGCGTGACGACGGCCTCTATCTGTTTCCCGTCGTGTTCGCCCACCGCGCGAAGGAAACCGACTTCCGCGTCGGCGCCGCGCGCATCGTGGCGCGGCCGGTCCTCGAGGCAGAGTTGGCGGATGCCTGGGCCCGGCACGACGCGCCCGACGACGAGTGGGCGCGGCGCCTCGGCGACGACTGGAAAAGGCACGCGCAATCCTTCGACCACTTCATCACCGTGGAGATTGCGGGACACGAGGAGCGCATGGCTTGGCCGGTGGCACGCGACGCCGCCGAATGCCTGCTCAACCTGATCCGGATGTTCTTTGGATACGACGCGATGGACGATGTCCGGATCGGCGACGGATACCTCTGGCAGGAGACCCGCTCGGCGATGCGGCTCACCTCGGACGGACATATTTGCCTGTCGACGTCCTTGGGCGGCGGCGGCTCGCACTTGGAGGACGGCTGGACCGAGCCCTTCAATCGCCATCTCGGCCATTTCGCGCGTCTGCTCAGCGACGTCGTCACCTGGCACACCGTGCAGGACGGCAAGCCCGATGCGCTGCTCGAGAGACTCACCTACTTCAATCGGCTCATTTCGGAAGCCTATGCCGAGCCGCATCACCCGATCCGGCTGGTGCGGTTGGTGGCGGCGCTTGAGGCGCTCACCCTGGTTGGCGACAAGGACAAGGCGCACAACCTGTCGCATCGCTGCGGATGCACGGGGGGCAGCGGTGATCCCGAGGCATATTGCCGAATCTACGACGCCGTGCGGGAAGCCTATCGCTGGCGCAACGCGGTCGTCCATGGCGACGCACCGCGGGATGGCGAGGTCATGCGCGCATTCCGCCGGCTCGAGCGTCATATCCTCGACATCTATCTCGGGCTGCTCTCGCTGCACGCCGGCATTGCCAACGCCGCTCGGCCGCGGTCGATCGGGGCGCTGCGGCGCGAGTTCGGCGCCCGCGTCGATATGTTCTTCTGGTCGCAGAACCTAGCGACCTGAGGCACCGCAATCGTAGAGGCCACATCGTCAAGCGGAAAATGGCAGAAGCCTGCCGTTTCGGAAGGTTTTGCCAGAACCGCCAACATTGCAGTCCTTCATTGGATCAGAACAGCCCGCCGATACCTGCCGGTCGTTCATCAGGCCAAACCGGCTTCCCGGCGGCCTCGGGAAGCCGGAACCAGTGTCAAATTTCCGTCCGTTCGGACAGTGTCAGAGCATCATCCACGTCGACGCCTAGGTAACGGACCGTGTTCTCAATGTTCGTATGTCCCAGCAGGATCTGGACGGCCCGAAGATTGCCTGTGGCTTTGTAGATCAGTGCTGCCTTGGTCCGTCGCATCGAGTGCGTGCCATACTCCCGCTTGTCTAGGCCAATCGTTGAAACCCACTCGTCGACAAGACGAGCATACTGCCGTGTGCTCAAATGGCCGAGATAATCGATCCTGCTTGGGAATACGAAGTCGCAAATCGTGCCGCCGCGCCGATCGAGCCATGTCTTCAGGCTCTTGCGTGCTTCCGTCATGATCTCGAACTGCACAGGTCGACCGGTCTTTTGTTGGATGACGGTCGCGCGATCCCGAAATGACCCCGCGCTCATCAGGTCGCCGATCCTGATTTTGACCAGATCGCAGCCTCGCAATTTGCTGTCGATGGCGAGATCGAACAGGGCCCGGTCGCGTAGACGTTTGTGTTCGTCGAGATAGAAACGGATCGCCCAGATATCGCGAGGCTTCAGCGGGCGCTTCGGCCCAACTTTTTTCCCTGCGTTCCAAGGGCTCCGATCATGAATGGCGGGGTCGAGGTCTGAATGTCCCATGATAGTTCTCCGATGGCCGGTATGGCCAGCGCGAGTATAGTATGCACGTCTCGCCCCCCGACGTGTGTCGCGCGACACTTGACAATCCTGCGACGGCGCGCTACATCCGAACAATGGAAATAGAGAGCATCAGGCACAAAGGCCTGCGCCGCTTCTTTGAGACGGGCAACTCCAAAGGCCTGGTTGGAGATGCGGGGCGATTGCGCAAGATGCTCGCTTTCATCGACGCTGCGGAAAGCTTCGAGGAGCTGTCAGTGC harbors:
- a CDS encoding DUF1778 domain-containing protein produces the protein MPQPAQRKEHPLSMRLPDTDIAIIDRAARLRGRSRTDFVRDAAVRAAEEVLMETTPIRMSAEGFDAFMAAVSGPAVPVPEMVELFRRAAPWEADHSATGE
- a CDS encoding tyrosine-type recombinase/integrase produces the protein MGHSDLDPAIHDRSPWNAGKKVGPKRPLKPRDIWAIRFYLDEHKRLRDRALFDLAIDSKLRGCDLVKIRIGDLMSAGSFRDRATVIQQKTGRPVQFEIMTEARKSLKTWLDRRGGTICDFVFPSRIDYLGHLSTRQYARLVDEWVSTIGLDKREYGTHSMRRTKAALIYKATGNLRAVQILLGHTNIENTVRYLGVDVDDALTLSERTEI
- a CDS encoding DUF2235 domain-containing protein gives rise to the protein MSKNIVVFSDGTGQVGGLKPEQRLSNIYKLYRACRVDPQNDINPAEQIAFYDPGLGTDEGTSGWFKWSRWAKKLLGSATGRGIGHNIADCYEFIINHWEAGDRIWIFGFSRGAYTARCVANVLSLCGVPTQDADGKRLTRFRRCTRAIADEAVHQVYEHGAGHPLAEFESERDELARRFRERYASDSDGVPNASPYFIGVFDTVAALGAKGWKRTGIFAIFGLAIVALCSVLAIPITWISDYSWSHVAGLSAVAVIVAPLIMLRMKARRTIKDFPKKGDRRSHYISWKADNYDRSLSKHVRYARHAISIDERREDFPRVKWGRHDVIRKKESETDEPLIQLWFAGNHSDIGGSYPESESRLSDIALEWMVEQATSNDIPHRLLVDRRVLHLFPDPTALQHCEILGFANAHPVISRFVNWTAKPRKGVLGGTLHPSVEVRFACNEVCQSGVTGPYRPETLREDVRFGSYYSDSISSDG
- a CDS encoding type II toxin-antitoxin system RelE/ParE family toxin; translation: MEIESIRHKGLRRFFETGNSKGLVGDAGRLRKMLAFIDAAESFEELSVPPNFGLHELTGDRKGNWSMTVTRNWRMTFGLNGEGALIDMDLEDYHGA
- a CDS encoding GNAT family N-acetyltransferase, with the translated sequence MAISGPEPLTAAHDVSGFSCGKPSLDRWLQTRALANQEKGFTAVMVVHEGGHVIGYYGLAPTSIIPAQLPRSIRTGQPPDPVPCLLLAQLATDQSWVGKGIGAGLLKHALQRCVTASRLIGGRALVVNAVDDEAAAFWRRWGFLPSKDDPLTLLRSIGDIAASLGAWDH